Proteins from a single region of Strix aluco isolate bStrAlu1 chromosome 5, bStrAlu1.hap1, whole genome shotgun sequence:
- the SPAM1 gene encoding hyaluronidase PH-20, translating into MKTLRQIRSFGMCITCTYPIASSMVFATLLVSCCSSLNIRARPLVSNSPFLSIWNAPTELCTERTGVQLDMKFFSLIGSTLKTSIGQNITLFYPDRLGYYPYKNEVTGEAFNGGLPQLSLLENHLKKAKEDIQFYIPSDEQFGLAVIDWENWRPVWIRNWGSKDIYRQESIELVQQRDLSLSEAEARPIAKMEFEAAAKSIMLESLKLGIEMKPNRLWGYYLYPDCYNYDYKQNPHNYTGTCLDIEIERNNELNWLWEKSTALYPSVYLETALRSSRNAQLFVRNRVQEAIRISYVSNSTHPLPVFVYTRPVFTDVYEEYLSQDDLVNTIGESAALGASGIVIWGDMNLTQNKNTCRALDNYLRKTLTPYLINVTMAARICSQVLCQDSGACARKKWNSSDYLHLNPENIVIQMTKDGKYTLQGQPAFQDLQTFIEKFDCHCYEGHSCEPRADINDIHYLHVCISEDICIQISSNSLSNIEASEEKILSNRTVFSFTSQSKVTPTHTEIEDFPSTFGNNKLNITTAEYNTDTAATRYDLEANDTRTFSCSSSYTIRMFNLFCLILILRTLIQVTHESENILLPGFV; encoded by the exons ATGAAAACTCTAAGACAAATACGAAGTTTTGGTATGTGTATTACCTGTACATATCCTATAGCATCCAGTATGGTGTTCGCCACTCTTCTAGTTTCTTGCTGCTCATCTCTGAACATAAGAGCTCGTCCACTTGTTTCTAATTCACCTTTCCTTTCTATCTGGAATGCTCCTACAGAACTTTGTACTGAAAGGACTGGAGTGCAGCTGGacatgaaatttttttctctcattggAAGCACACTGAAGACATCCATTGGGCAAAACATCACTCTTTTCTATCCAGACAGGCTTGGCTACTATCCTTACAAAAATGAAGTCACAGGAGAGGCATTCAATGGAGGACTCCCTCAACTTTCACTGCTGGAGAAtcatttaaaaaaagccaaagaggACATCCAGTTCTATATTCCTTCAGATGAACAGTTTGGATTAGCTGTCATTGACTGGGAAAACTGGAGACCTGTGTGGATAAGGAACTGGGGATCAAAAGACATTTATAGACAGGAATCCATTGAACTGGTTCAGCAGAGAGACCTGAGTCTATCAGAAGCTGAAGCCAGGCCTATAGCTAAAATGGAATTTGAAGCTGCAGCAAAATCAATTATGTTGGAATCTTTAAAGCTGGGCATAGAAATGAAGCCAAATCGTCTGTGGGGATATTACCTTTATCCAGACTGTTATAACTATGattacaaacaaaacccacataatTATACAGGAACCTGTTTAGATAttgaaatagaaagaaataatgaGCTTAATTGGTTGTGGGAGAAAAGCACAGCACTTTATCCATCTGTCTATCTAGAGACAGCCTTAAGATCTTCCAGAAATGCCCAGCTCTTTGTTCGCAACAGAGTTCAAGAAGCCATTAGAATTTCATATGTCTCTAACTCTACTCATCCCCTTCCAGTTTTTGTATATACACGTCCAGTATTCACAGATGTCTATGAGGAGTATCTCTCCCAG GATGATCTGGTAAATACCATTGGGGAATCTGCTGCACTGGGTGCTTCTGGAATTGTGATCTGGGGTGATATGAATTTAACGCAAAATAAG AACACCTGTAGAGCTCTGGACAACTATCTTCGGAAGACTTTGACCCCATACCTCATCAATGTCACGATGGCAGCCAGAATCTGTAGCCAAGTGTTATGCCAAGACTCTGGTGCTTGCGCACGGAAAAAATGGAATTCCAGTGACTATCTTCACCTGAATCCTGAGAATATTGTCATTCAAATGACAAAGGATGGAAAATACACTCTACAAGGGCAACCAGCATTTCAGGATCTGCAAACTTTCATAGAAAAATTTGATTGCCACTGTTATGAAGGGCACAGTTGTGAACCTAGAGCTGATATAAATGACATCCATTACCtccatgtttgcatttcagaagaTATTTGCATTCAGATATCCTCAAATTCACTTTCTAATATCGAAGCCTCTGAAGAAAAGATCCTGTCtaacagaactgtattttcatttaccTCTCAGAGTAAGGTGACACCTACACATACTGAAATAGAAGATTTCCCATCTACCTTTGGAAATAATAAACTCAACATAACAACTGCAGAATATAACACTGACACAGCTGCCACTAGATATGATTTAGAAGCAAATGATACTCGTACTTTCAGTTGTTCTTCATCCTATACAATAAGGatgtttaatctgttttgtttaaTTCTAATTTTGAGAACCTTAATACAAGTGACCCATGAAAGTGAGAATATTCTTCTCCCTGGCTTTGTCTGA